The following coding sequences are from one Augochlora pura isolate Apur16 chromosome 6, APUR_v2.2.1, whole genome shotgun sequence window:
- the Zasp66 gene encoding PDZ_signaling and DUF4749 domain-containing protein Zasp66 isoform X2 has product MTRKQTLIVKLKRSNTDRPWGISIAGGSDLGTPIVVTRSENEALQRGDVIRKIDDYDVRDVRHVDAQKLLQTSESIKLVVERSRPPKIPEQLPKSPVPPPGIDEYSRPTTPLEPYVPHDHLDEIRQERVTLSQPYRTTPLVLPGAKVKKDAPLGECYLRHHPNPMIRAAPHHYEQAHPDIAMKQKVAETVLQRVLGPNEVPKVVHKQFNSPIGLYSEQNIADTIKCQASAIPQKKPMKYDPSKSEAYKALQEEGEDTVQEVKPPARTGVFSPQKVYQNRVQYARPKSPAPYVTVLEDDGEKIHQSNSFKRIMYSVLGQTDY; this is encoded by the exons TTGGGCACACCGATCGTCGTCACCCGC TCGGAGAACGAGGCGCTCCAGAGGGGTGATGTGATCAGGAAAATCGACGACTACGACGTGCGAGATGTGAGGCATGTAGACGCCCAGAAACTCCTACAAACCTCTGAATCTATAAAGCTTGTAGTCGAAAG ATCAAGACCACCAAAGATACCTGAACAATTGCCGAAGAGTCCAGTGCCGCCACCAGGTATCGACGAATACAGTCGGCCCACTACCCCATTGGAACCATACGTGCCCCATGATCATCTCGATGAGATTCGACAGGAAAGGGTGACTTTATCGCAG CCATACCGCACAACTCCTCTGGTCTTGCCAGGTGCTAAGGTCAAGAAGGATGCTCCCCTTGGAGAGTGTTATCTGCGTCACCATCCGAATCCCATGATCAGGGCGGCTCCGCACCATTACGAACAGGCTCATCCCGATATTGCTATGAAGCAAAAG GTGGCGGAAACGGTACTTCAGCGTGTCTTGGGACCGAACGAAGTTCCAAAG GTAGTCCACAAGCAATTCAACTCACCGATCGGCCTCTACTCCGAACAGAATATCGCCGACACCATCAAATGCCAAGCGTCGGCTATACC ACAGAAGAAACCGATGAAGTACGATCCGAGCAAGAGCGAGGCCTACAAGGCACTGCAAGAGGAAGGTGAAGACACAGTGCAGGAAGTGAAACCACCGGCGCGCACTGGTGTTTTTTCCCCACAAAAGGTTTATCAAAACAGG GTGCAGTATGCTCGGCCGAAGAGTCCCGCGCCTTAC GTAACTGTCCTCGAAGATGATGGCGAGAAGATCCACCAGAGTAACAGCTTCAAGAGGATTATGTACAGTGTGCTTGGACAAactgattattaa
- the Zasp66 gene encoding PDZ_signaling and DUF4749 domain-containing protein Zasp66 isoform X1 — MTRKQTLIVKLKRSNTDRPWGISIAGGSDLGTPIVVTRSENEALQRGDVIRKIDDYDVRDVRHVDAQKLLQTSESIKLVVERSEPSSASRINITKSPPIIKPSIGNRAAVTSLSRPPKIPEQLPKSPVPPPGIDEYSRPTTPLEPYVPHDHLDEIRQERVTLSQPYRTTPLVLPGAKVKKDAPLGECYLRHHPNPMIRAAPHHYEQAHPDIAMKQKVAETVLQRVLGPNEVPKVVHKQFNSPIGLYSEQNIADTIKCQASAIPQKKPMKYDPSKSEAYKALQEEGEDTVQEVKPPARTGVFSPQKVYQNRVQYARPKSPAPYVTVLEDDGEKIHQSNSFKRIMYSVLGQTDY; from the exons TTGGGCACACCGATCGTCGTCACCCGC TCGGAGAACGAGGCGCTCCAGAGGGGTGATGTGATCAGGAAAATCGACGACTACGACGTGCGAGATGTGAGGCATGTAGACGCCCAGAAACTCCTACAAACCTCTGAATCTATAAAGCTTGTAGTCGAAAGGTCTGAGCCGTCGAGTGCATCTCGTATCAACATTACCAAGTCACCTCCGATTATCAAGCCGAGCATTGGCAACAGGGCTGCGGTCACTAGTCT ATCAAGACCACCAAAGATACCTGAACAATTGCCGAAGAGTCCAGTGCCGCCACCAGGTATCGACGAATACAGTCGGCCCACTACCCCATTGGAACCATACGTGCCCCATGATCATCTCGATGAGATTCGACAGGAAAGGGTGACTTTATCGCAG CCATACCGCACAACTCCTCTGGTCTTGCCAGGTGCTAAGGTCAAGAAGGATGCTCCCCTTGGAGAGTGTTATCTGCGTCACCATCCGAATCCCATGATCAGGGCGGCTCCGCACCATTACGAACAGGCTCATCCCGATATTGCTATGAAGCAAAAG GTGGCGGAAACGGTACTTCAGCGTGTCTTGGGACCGAACGAAGTTCCAAAG GTAGTCCACAAGCAATTCAACTCACCGATCGGCCTCTACTCCGAACAGAATATCGCCGACACCATCAAATGCCAAGCGTCGGCTATACC ACAGAAGAAACCGATGAAGTACGATCCGAGCAAGAGCGAGGCCTACAAGGCACTGCAAGAGGAAGGTGAAGACACAGTGCAGGAAGTGAAACCACCGGCGCGCACTGGTGTTTTTTCCCCACAAAAGGTTTATCAAAACAGG GTGCAGTATGCTCGGCCGAAGAGTCCCGCGCCTTAC GTAACTGTCCTCGAAGATGATGGCGAGAAGATCCACCAGAGTAACAGCTTCAAGAGGATTATGTACAGTGTGCTTGGACAAactgattattaa